The genomic interval CATCCCCTGCAAAAGCCCTCTGCGGAGGGTTTTACTCTTTTTCATGCTTAGCAGAAGGTTTAATGGTGATCAGAATCGAACAGTCATGCCAATATTGACCAGGTAATCCGCAAAGGCTGCGTCGCCCTGTACACGCGTACCGGATTCACTGGTGCGTAACTTATCCGAATAACTCTGGGTACGGTTTCGCACCAGGGCTACCGGAACAGATGCATACAGGTTCATTTTCTTGAACATGTATGACACAACTGGTTCGGCTGAAATGACATGACCGGGACGACGAAAACCCTTGTCACCACCAATGAGATCACTACTCGGTATGGCTTCGATACGGATACCTCCTGACAGGGAGAGCGCATTGGCCATATAGCTATACCCGGCCCTGAACATCAATTGGTCAGGAACACTCATGGTATTGGTAAAATACTTGATGGCTGTGGCTGAAACCGTACCACCTCTGGAAGTAGACACACCATTCTGTTCTCGTGGATTGATCAGATAGAAAAAATTACCATACACGCCCGAACGATGGGAGAAATTATAATACCCACTTAGCTCGGTGATAATCCCTGTACCACCATCGCCTAATTGAATGGATTGATCAACAGGGCCTACGAGCCAGGTGCTATCATTCTTTCGAAAATAATCCTGCACCTCATAGTCGCCAGTGGCCAGTTTCAACCCGAGCCCAACCTGGATATTTCCTTTGTGGGCCTTGGCAGGATCAAGCAGCCAGCGATAAGCAGTCAGCCGGATATCACCCAATCCAAATGATTTGGTGTTATTCCTCGCATTTGGACTCGTACTGCTATTACCATAGTGTTCATACATTGAAGAGCGAACGTTCGAGATCACAGGAACACCAATGGATAATGACCAGTATTTATTGAATTGTCGGGTAAGGGTAAGGTCCCAGGAAAAAGAATGGTTAATCACTTCTGTACCATGCTCCACTCTTTCTTTCTGCTCTTCAGTACCTACAAAATGTTTGTAGGATCTGAAATACCTGTTATTCAGGTTAAATGCCCAACTTTTATCCTGACCTGGCAATATCCTGGTACAGCTATTGCCATTCGACCGAATGGCCACACAGCCCTGGGCCTGAGTTTGTTGCGTAATGTACAGGCATGCGACTAATGTCGCTATAATACGTATTTGTTTCATTGGTTTTCGTTTAAATGCGTTCTAAAGTTTCCCGCAGTGCACACAAGGTAGCGCTGCGGGAAACCTGAAATTTGTTTAGAAGGTCATTTTTTCATTTTCAATCGGCTGACAATAAACTCTCCTACTTTTTTGCCGTAATCTGTACTTACGAGACAGGAATTGTGAAAATGAATACCGCCATAAAAGCGCGCCCAGTTGTTTTCAATCGCTGCATCACGAAATGATTTAAAGGACCGGCTGGCGATCCCAAATTCCAATTCGGATGTATCGGTATAGGCAAAATTATCTCCGAATACATAGGTCAGTGCCTCGGCGTTGGTAGCCGATACAGTGGAGTGTCCACAAGTGTATTCAGGGAAGGGGGGTGTTTGCAACAAAGGGCGCCATTCCTGGTCAATAAATTCATTGATCACTGTCTCGGGACGCATATAATTACTGCGGTATTTCTCATCCCAGCAATGAATAAAGGAATCGAATTGCGAGATAGCAGTAAGCGCATAGGCATATACCGTTGTGGCGAAATCCGCTTTTGCTTTTTCCGCCGCAATCCCAACAATACTCATCCAGTGACCGGGAGGGGAGAATTTTTTGGTCGCGAACATGACGTGTCCGGATACATTCAATTTAAACGGGTTGTCATCCCAGAAATTAGCTATGTGCTTTTGTTCCTCTGTCAGGCTGTCTCCCGCATTTTTCACCGCCATAACTTCTTTGTAATAGAAGCTGTTCTTGTTCTTGATATCGAATGGCGGTGGTGGCGGTGGCGTGAACTGGTTGGCACTGTCAAGCACCAGGGTGCGAATCTCCCGCCAGTTGGGTTCCATGGCTTCTGTATAGGCGGGAGGGGTAGGTACCCATCGGCCAGGTACTTCCTTCATCACGGTATATTTGGGATAGCTGCGGGTTTCAGCATAATTGTCCTTCTTGCTCCAGGCCATGATAACTTCAGTGAGCGCGGATACATAGTTCTCGGTATTTTTCAATTCCTCTTTGGGCATACCATGATCGAGGGCGAGTTTCTTTAAACTATCCACAAAATCACCCATGCTTCCTTCGGGGAAAGTGACAGCCTCACCCAGTTTACAAAAAGCTAACAGGGCAGCCAGTTCAAAATCGATGGCTTTTCCTGCTTCGGGTTTGGGCACACTGTTCAGACCCTTAAGTTGACCAGCCAGGGATTGATACTTTTCAGGATAACCGGCGGCAATGGCCTCATACCCTGCTATGCTGGCATAGGTATAATTGCGGGAAGCGATGATCGGAGGAAAGTTATTTCCCATAACAACCGTGTTCAGTTCATGAACCGTATGGGAATATAATATAGGGTCATGCAAGATCTCTTTATAATCATTTTTGGTATTGCAGGACAATAGCGCCGTAAATGCCAGGCCGATGACCCAAATAGAAAGTTTCATTATGATGCGTCTTTTGAATGTATGAATATGATATTAGCACACGAACCATGTCCGTATGCTCCGGCAGTAATAAAGTAGGAAATTCAACCGATCTTTTCAGGTGGCGGGGAGAGAACATCCATAGGGGCTACGGGCAGGTATGAACTGCATAACATACCTGTATGCTTTTGCTTGTTTGTCACGGTAAAATCGTACTCAGGAAAGTCCTCGCAATACTCACTCAAATGATTCTTGAACACCGGGGCTTTTTGATCACTCCCTTTATTGGATTCGGCTGGTACGATATCATTGGCTATGCGGAAATAATCATGTCGGGCTTCCTTTAATAATTCCGCGCCTGTATTGGGGATACATAAAAATTCAACGGAATCACTAAAGAACCTTCTCTTCACATACTTGTACATGACCCCATTGATCTCCACTTCTCCATTCCAACGTTCAAATTGATCTTGATTGGAGGCAACAAAATAAGGAGCAGGGAAATGTGCTTTGATGGAAAGCAATTCGCTTTCCTCATATTCATCCAGATCCAGTTTGCTTTCAAGTAAACGGTCTTGCTTTTGTTCGAGGTGATCGAACACAAAACGGTAACCTAACCAGTTGAAGGTTAGCACCAGCAGAAATGATATAGCAGCAATCCTTTTCACGCAGTAAGCAGTGAGGGAAAGATAGGAAAAATAGTGGAGAAACGGTAGTGGGTTTTACAGCAGAGAGCTGATTTCACCGCTGAGAGCTGATTTCACCGCAGAGAACAAGAGAACGCTGAGGTACGCAGAGTTTTTACCGCCAGGGCGCAATGGCGGAACGCAACGCCAAGAGTTAATTGTTAAAAACCTCCTCTGCGAAACTCCGCTTCCTCTCGTTCTTCGCGGTAAAATCTATTTTCCACTCATAACCTTCCCCTCCACCCTGATTTCCAGCGATTTCCAATGAGGGGGCAACACCGACTTTACCTTCCCCAGTCCATTAGGGGTAATATCCACTCCCCCAAAGCCCATGATGACACTCTGCAAAATGCCCCCGGCCCCGGTGGCAAAATAGGGGTTGGTCCCTCCCTTGGTCTCCGCCACCACCCGGAAGGGTGGGTTCAGGTTGGGCAAATAGGCATCCTTGAACCAATGGTAGGCTTTTTCCCCATTCCCCAGCCGGGCATACAGGGTAGTGAAAACAGCCTGTGTCATGGCCGGGGTCCCCGCATCAGGAACCCTGGTTTCGTAATATTCCAGGTCTTTTTTTATCTGGGTCGGATCGGTGATCTCCTTCAATGGGTAAGAAAGCAGGTTCACGTCGGCCTGTTTGATGCCTTCTCCTTTATAGGTGGCATGTTCGCGGGTCACCCCGTTCTCCATTTTTAAAATCGGGATATTTCGGGCCACATACTCCCAGTCAGGATCCGGGGTAAGCCCCAATAACCGGGCGGCCTGGGTGGCATATTGCAGGTTGGCTTTGGCAGCGGCATTGGTAAAAGCATTATTGTCCACGTTCTCGGCCCACTCATCGGCGGCCACTACATTTTTTATATCAAAATGCCCGGGGCCATTTCGCTCTACCCGGCTTGCCCAAAAATCAGCGGTGGCCGATAACATAGGCCATCCTTTTTCACGTAACCAATCCTTATCCTGGGTCACGCAATAGTAATTCCAGGCCGCGATCGCCACATCAGCAGTGATATGATGTTCAAAGGGACCGCTCAAGGCCCAGACCGGCGTTTCCTCTACACCCGAAGCGGCACTCTCCCAGGGATACATCGCTCCTTTGAATCCTTTGGAGAAGGCATTTCGTTTGGCTGCCTCCAGTCGCTGATAACGATATTCGATCATGCTCTTTGCCAATCCTGGATGCATCACCAGCAAGGCAGGGTACATCCACAATTCGGTATCCCAAAATACATGGCCATTATAGCCAAGTCCGCTCAACCCCATGGGCGAAGGAGACAATGCCGTTCCCTCCCGCACAAAAGAATAGAGATGATAGAGCATGCTGTGTATGTCTTGCTGGGCCTGGGCATCTCCTTCAATGCGGATATCACTGCTCCAGAGTTTTTCCCATTCCTTTTTATGAAAAGCAAGTAAGCGGTCACGGCCTTCCAGTTTGGCATAGATGGTGAGTCGTTCGGCTTCATTGAGCGGATCATCGTGATGGGCACTGGTGATGGAAGAACCCGCAATGGAAAACCGATAGGTCTCTCCGGCCTTTAATTTGCGCGAAAACTTCATCAGATGCATATTGTTGTCCCACATTTCATGGATCACCCGGGGTTCATGTCCATGTTCTTCGGAGAAAAGAAAGGTATTGGAGGCGCACATTTGCAGTTTGCCGGTAGGACTTTTAGCGGTGGAGGTAAGCAGGCTGATGACCACATGGGGGCGATCGATCTCATTGTAATAATTCTCAACATCCCTTAAGGCATCGGGTGCTTCCATTACACTGGCCCCGCCAATGGTCATATCCTTTTTAGCTTTGATCTCCACATCCATCAACACCGTATAGGGCAGGTGGCGGAGGGAATAATAGGTGTATTCTACCGTAGCCTTATCCCCCACCTCAAACCGGGTGCGAAAAGCTGCTTCCTTCATATCGAGTTGCTGCTCCATGCCCTGCACATTCTTTCCATCGATGCGCATGCCATCAATATCCAGGTACATATTGAGGAGGTTGAAACTCCGCAGGAAATTGCTCACCCGCCCCCGGCCATACAGGTCATAGGCACCGGCCAGTACCACATCTTTAACTTTAAATGGCTCGGGAGAAGAAACGATCCCGATCATGCCATTGGCGACGGTAACGCCATAGTATTCCATTCCGGGTTTAATATCGGATCTTAATTTCCAGGGATCCTGGGAAAAGACAGTTAAACACAGAAGGGAAAGGAGCAGGAGGAAATGATATTTTCGCATAGCAATCGTATTAAAGCTTTTAGAAACGGTATGAATGAAATTTATAGATAATTTTACCTTCTTGCTGCTTAAACAAGCATCTTTCACATGAAAAAATGGATCATCGCAATTGTGGCCCTTCTCCTGCTGGCCTTTCTCTCCGGTTTTCTTTTGCCTGCCCGTCAATCAGTTCGTGTAGCTGTACCATTGGATAAAAGCTATGTCGGCATGGTTCGTTTTCTTGGTCAGCCAGAAACCTGGAGTTCCTGGTGGCCCGGTGAAACTGAAAGAAAACCAGATGGCAGCCTGCTCCTGAAAGAAGGTGATCATTGGCTGGTCCTCTTCAAAACCTATGACAACCTGTTTCGTTTTGACAGGATGGAGCATTCCACCCATGCTGAAAGCCTGCTGCAATTCTCGGAAGATACCACCGGCAAATTACTGCTGGAATGGAAGGCGACCCTAACGGCTGCTGCCAATCCAATTGCCCGCTGGAAAATCTTCCGCAAATCAGCTGAATTGAAAAAGAGCTTTGAAACACGTCTCACTGCTTTAACCCGTTTCTTATCCGATGAGAAGAATATCTATGGTTTTGATATTCGTCTCGAAAATGTACAGATCGAATACCTGGTCTCAACAAGCCGAACGCTCAACCATTCCCCTTCTACCGATGAAGTTTATCAACTTGTTCAGGCGATACAGGACCATCTGGCTAAAAAGAAGACGGATGCCATTGCATCACCAATGTTAAATATCACTGCATCGGGCACGGACACATTTCGGGTGCAGGTCGGAATACCAATTGCTTCCAAATTACCGGATGAACCTCCTTTTTATACCAAGTGGATGCTAAAAGGAGGACATATTCTTACTACCGAAGTAAACGGAGGCCCTGGTCGAATCCGGGAAGCACAACGACAAATGGAACTTTTCATCATTGATCGCCACCATACATCCATTGCCATCCCCTTTCAATCCATGATCACAAACCGACAACAGGTTACTGACACGTCACAGTGGAAAACAAAACTTTTCTATCCGGTCATCTGATCGAATAAAGTTTCAACGGGCCATCATTGACCGCCAAAAGCATTGCTTCCTTTTGTTCCGCCCCTATGTGGATTTTTCTTATCTGTCTGACCTGATAAGGAATATCCATCCCCCTAAGAGGCCCCGAATTCCAAAGACCATTCGCTCCCCGCGCCAAAACGGCCCCCATGCCTGCATCATAACGTCCCATCTGAATATTGTTTCCTTCGTAGTTACCGGTAATAAAGTAGCGTTTATTGGCTGAATCTTTCGTATAAAAAACACCAGCTGCCCGTACGGGGGTCCATTGCGCCTGCCAGGGCAAGGCCTCCAATCGGGTTTCCCTTCCCTGCTCATTGATCAGGACGGCATTGGAAAAATAATCCGCCTCCCAGGTTAAGCCCTTTTTCCTTTTTTCAGGAGGGAAAAGATCATTGAGGCCTGCTTTGGCAAAATCCTCCGCATAGAGATATTTCTTTTTGAGCAGGGGTATCTGTCTTTCCAATTCATCCTTATTGGCAAATGGTAATTCTCGTCCTGCCAGGTAATAGGTCAATACCTGTTCTCGTTTACCATTACCATCAAAATCGCTGTAATATAGTCGCACAGGTTCTTCCCGGCTGGCAGTCAGACGGCTGTTCAATCCCAGGTTGCCGACAAGAAGATCAAGATCCTGATCGCCATCCAGATCATCTACATACAGAGAGTTCCACCAGCCCTTACGATCGGTCAATATACGTTCCTCAAACCGGTCCTTTTTAAAGAGAAAAGCCTTCACTCCACCCCATTCATAAGAGAGTATGATATCGTTCTGCCCGTCATTATCCCAATCCACCCATTCCACATCGGTAACCATTCCGTATAAACGGGAGGTATCTATATATTTTGTGGTTACATCCACAAATCGCCCCTTCCCATCATTTTGCAATAAATAAGAATGAGGGATATCCCCATATTCCCAGGGAATGGTACGCCCACCTAAAAAGAGATCCATATAACCATCCCCATTGAAATCGCTGGCCGCTATGCAAGACTGGGTGGTATAAATTCCCTGAATCGCATCAGGCATTCGGGTCAGGTTTCCTTTTCCATTGTTTAT from Chitinophagales bacterium carries:
- a CDS encoding vanadium-dependent haloperoxidase is translated as MKLSIWVIGLAFTALLSCNTKNDYKEILHDPILYSHTVHELNTVVMGNNFPPIIASRNYTYASIAGYEAIAAGYPEKYQSLAGQLKGLNSVPKPEAGKAIDFELAALLAFCKLGEAVTFPEGSMGDFVDSLKKLALDHGMPKEELKNTENYVSALTEVIMAWSKKDNYAETRSYPKYTVMKEVPGRWVPTPPAYTEAMEPNWREIRTLVLDSANQFTPPPPPPFDIKNKNSFYYKEVMAVKNAGDSLTEEQKHIANFWDDNPFKLNVSGHVMFATKKFSPPGHWMSIVGIAAEKAKADFATTVYAYALTAISQFDSFIHCWDEKYRSNYMRPETVINEFIDQEWRPLLQTPPFPEYTCGHSTVSATNAEALTYVFGDNFAYTDTSELEFGIASRSFKSFRDAAIENNWARFYGGIHFHNSCLVSTDYGKKVGEFIVSRLKMKK
- a CDS encoding glycoside hydrolase family 65 protein, with the protein product MIGIVSSPEPFKVKDVVLAGAYDLYGRGRVSNFLRSFNLLNMYLDIDGMRIDGKNVQGMEQQLDMKEAAFRTRFEVGDKATVEYTYYSLRHLPYTVLMDVEIKAKKDMTIGGASVMEAPDALRDVENYYNEIDRPHVVISLLTSTAKSPTGKLQMCASNTFLFSEEHGHEPRVIHEMWDNNMHLMKFSRKLKAGETYRFSIAGSSITSAHHDDPLNEAERLTIYAKLEGRDRLLAFHKKEWEKLWSSDIRIEGDAQAQQDIHSMLYHLYSFVREGTALSPSPMGLSGLGYNGHVFWDTELWMYPALLVMHPGLAKSMIEYRYQRLEAAKRNAFSKGFKGAMYPWESAASGVEETPVWALSGPFEHHITADVAIAAWNYYCVTQDKDWLREKGWPMLSATADFWASRVERNGPGHFDIKNVVAADEWAENVDNNAFTNAAAKANLQYATQAARLLGLTPDPDWEYVARNIPILKMENGVTREHATYKGEGIKQADVNLLSYPLKEITDPTQIKKDLEYYETRVPDAGTPAMTQAVFTTLYARLGNGEKAYHWFKDAYLPNLNPPFRVVAETKGGTNPYFATGAGGILQSVIMGFGGVDITPNGLGKVKSVLPPHWKSLEIRVEGKVMSGK